The following coding sequences lie in one Eriocheir sinensis breed Jianghai 21 chromosome 19, ASM2467909v1, whole genome shotgun sequence genomic window:
- the LOC127000660 gene encoding uncharacterized protein LOC127000660 — protein sequence MAPKKCNTCNGTFSAHFFTGHSVVYRLCLSRQHLETRLQEQEEKMEAGQNKIIELSRTVASLQEFIQANVAVVPNPSPTAPLPSAVPSTPADNTTQLEGGSGTAHDGFTVVNGGPKPARQAIYPVHCFNRFAILEEEDEQESTFLVGDSVIRQQVVEFCGRVPRRRRNYCYPGAGIDDITAPLEEISPQATNDSLFVIHTGTNDITTTRSEELLDKYRRLIQQYKSKSPNILILGVLPRTWAESNFFSKAFSLNNRLQTLCRELDVEFFNAWDNFYGQGQGQGQNIPVSHRGSQIRKAPQRRSTLHPIKKRPSATSLHPARVNRHHASQQTRNRDPPSTTTSIIKPLDNLKILSFNARSLRNKFDELRCLALTENFDIIAITETIIDTTNIDLSSEYNLDGYRLFNKDRVNRRGGGVALFVKSYLQLTDKTPRDSNVEHLCVQINIAKVNLNISVTYRPPGQSLDDDLEMYSVLRQSLNNNDSLILGDFNLPHID from the coding sequence atggcgcctaagaagtgcaatACTTGTAACGGTaccttctcagctcacttttttacagggcatTCTGTTGTCtatcgactgtgtctctccaggcagcatctcgagacaagactgcaggagcaagaagagaagatggaagcaggtcagaataaaataatagagctttctcgcactgttgcctccttgcaggaattcatccaggctaacgttgccgtggtgccaaacccttctcccaccgcccccttgccttcagcggtaccgtcgacaccagcggacaacaccacgcagctggagggtggtagtggcaccgcccatgatggcttcaccgtcgtgaatggaggacccaaaccagccagacaagcgatttatcctgttcattgcttcaacaggtttgccattctggaggaggaggacgagcaggagagcaccttcctggtgggtgactccgtgattcgccagcaggtcgttgagttctgcggcagagttcctcgtcgaagacggaactattgctatcctggtgctgggatcgacgatataactgctcctcttgaggagatctccccccaggctactaatgattcgctgtttgttattcacacaggtacgaacgacatcaccacgacccggtctgaggaactcctggacaagtaccgtaggctcatccagcagtataagtctaaatcccctaacattttgattttaggagttctaccacggacgtgggcggagagcaacttcttcagtaaggccttcagcctaaacaaccgcttacagactctttgtagggagcttgacgtggagttcttcaacgcatgggacaatttctacggacagggacagggacagggacagaatatacctgtctcccatcggggcagccagattcggaaggctcctcaacgacgcagtacgttacacccgatcaaaaaacgaccctcagccacgtccctccaccccgcccgtgtaaatagacaccatgcatcgcaacaaacccgtaaccgtgatcccccaagtaccaccacctctattatcaagcctctagataacttaaaaatccttagtttcaatgcgcgtagcctaagaaacaaatttgatgaactgagatgtcttgctctaacagaaaattttgacataattgcaaTAACCGAAACaattatcgacaccacaaatattgatttaagttccgaatacaacttagatggctacagactcttcaacaaagatcgtgtaaaccgtagaggcggtggcgtcgccctttttgtcaaaagctatttgcaactcactgacaaaacaccaagagacagtaacgttgaacatttgtgcgtgcaaataaacattgcaaaagtcaatttaaatatatctgtcacctacaggcctcccgggcaatcactcgatgacgatcttgaaatgtacagcgttttaaggcagtcacttaataacaacgactcactgatattaggagactttaacctcccccatatcgactga